The segment GTTTCAATAGTTGTCATATGGACATCTGATGGTGATAATTGGAAATTTGTTACTTCTTCAAAATTAGCTAATGTATATTGATTATTTGCTTGAGAAACAACCACTTCATATTGTTTGCCGTTTGATAAGGTAATTATAGAAGTACCAGTTTTTTCAGCATAAATGAATAATCCATTAGCGCGAACACTTTCTCCACTAATACTACTAATTGTTGCACCACTATTTGATACATCTCCTCCAGCGGTAGGATCAGTTAAAGAGTTCTTCAGCACTTTTAAATCTGCTACTAATAGCTCACCTGTACTATTACTAACTGAAACATTAAAGATGGCTTTCTTTTCTGAAGCATCTGCAATAACGTATGAGCCTGTTGCAACTGAATTTGCAAATACTTGTAACCCTGTTCCGTTATCAACTAAATGGAAGCCACCATTTGTTGGATGTTTAGTGACCGTATGCGAAGAATCAATATTTAAATCAGTTGCAATTGATAGCGTATTTGTTGATTTTGCAATTTTATATGTTAATGATTCATTTGTTGCATTAACATTTACAGCTGTTACATATTGTCCGTTACCTAATAAAATTAACTCACTACCTGCTGCGCGAGGGTATAATATGACACTATTATTCGTTGTTAAGGCACCTAAATTTTGTGAAACGATGTCAAATACTGATGGTAACCCTAAATCATTGAATGTGATTTCCATAGGTGTAATAGCAAATACATCTGAAATATCATAATGAGTTCCGTTTAAGGATACAGTAATACCGTTTACCTTTTTGCCAATCGGATTTGTATCAGCGTCAGCCGTTTTAATAAGTGCAAATGCTGGTGTTAACTTTGATGGAATAATATATGATTTGTTATCGTTAGCTGTAAAGAAACGGAAGGAGTCAGCCCCATCGAGTAATTCACCTGAAGTTGCTTCTTTTGCTAGTACAGTTTGGGTTGTAATCTTTTTATTATTATCAACGGTAACAGATACTAATGTTGCGTTTCCGTTTGAATCTGTAACGCGGACTGTTGTTGAACCAGTTGCAAGAGCTGTAAATATTAGTTTACCATCATCTGTTACCGAGTTCGAAATAATATTTTGCGTCGAGTATGTGAAATAATTGGTAATTTCCCCAGATAAAAATAGCTGAGATGCTGACATTGTTGCTTCAGTGTCATAGGCATTATCATTATTCACCTGGTTTACTAAAGACTCTAAACTCTCGACAGTTGTATAGCTGTCTGGATTGGCATTTAAAGCCTCAACATATTTTGATAGGAAGAAACTATCGAAAGTTACACTAGATGTTGAAATAATAAGCTTTAATAAAGGTTTGATCATTTCTGGATCGTTGCGACCATCCGCTACAGATAATTGGGAAACCCTTTTTAGAGCTTTAATGTAGTCTGAAGGATTAGCTTTAACTGATGTACTGCTCGCAACTAATTCATTTGTAATGTAAATTTGTCGGCTACCACTTAAAGATAATCCAGGCACAGTAAAGACATATGAGTTAAGGCCGTCCACTATAGTCCAACTATTATTAATGTTAAAGCTTTGATATGCTAGGTCACCATTTTTAAAAACTAAGAAATATTTCAAGGCGCTACTTGGTGTAGTCGTATTACGATAACGTGTTTTATAAGTAAATTTATTACTCGAGAGATCTCTATCGCTTAAAGTCAGATTTAAGATATTGCTAGTATCGATTAAAGAATAACCTTCAATTTTAGATCCGTTTACGCTATAGGCAACAATAGTTTTCACATCATTATATAAAATAAATGGGGTACCTGCTGAATATAGTACGGCATCTGATGGTATTGTAGTTGCATTTTTATAGCTATTTAAATCTGCTGTTGAATTAAGTGTTACATACATTAATTGGTTACTTGCAGGTATATCAGCAGTAATATTATAGTAGCCAAATCGATCAGAAACTAAAGATGAACTGAATGATTCAATATTACCTGGGTTTTGCTCCTGCATTTTAAAAATGGCGTGATTATTAGCAATTGATACACCGTTTAAATTTATTGTAGAAGCTGTAACATGAATGAAATCTAACCAGCCATCTGTCCCGGTTAGAGGGGCTGTAACATTTAATGTCTGTATCGTTTTTTCACTTGTACTAATAATCGTTAATGGGTGTGCTAAAGTGACATCTAATGTACTGACATTAGCATTTAATGTTAGATGTGATACATTATCGGAAACGTAAAGATTGATTAGTGATGTAGCGGTAGCAAGATCTACTCCATTATTTTTAATCGAAATGCTAGAGAAGGGTGCACCTTGCATATCAACTTTTGTATCTTTACGAGTAACAGATAAAGTTTGGCCTGAATAATCACCATCAGCAAATGTCACTGTCATTGTCGTAGTACCTAAATCATTATTTGCCAGCATTGAATGCAAATTAAGTGCTGCAATTCGTTGACCATTTAATAATTGGCTAAATGCTGAAGTATTTTCTTCTATAATAATTTCACTGCTCGTTACATCCGTTATTAACACATCATGGTGCGAGGAACCAATTGTTAGTTTATCGCCACTAGCACCTGAAAGTGATGAAAAACTACCTTGTGCATAGATGGTACCAGTAGTATTAGTCAAATTTAATGAATCTGTAGTTGTATTAACTTTAAGTTGTGCTGCTGTTACATTAGATACAGTATTAATATTTCCGTTTAGTTCTATTGAAGAGGCAACAACCCCATCGATTAAAACCATATTTGTACTATTAGATGAGATATTTAATTTTGTCACGTTAGAGATATTTCTAACTGCTTCTACGTCCCCAATAATCATTAGCTTTTCAATATCTGTTGTCAAACCTGCAAGTGCTTGTCCATCAAAATCAGCTACCTCGATTGTTAACGCACTTATTTTTGTAACAGTATAATCAACTGCTTCAAACTCTAAATGTGAAATAGCAGTGGCATGCTCTGTTAGCAATTGCGCTAAATAATCGTCAGTTATTGCATATTCAACCGTTGCGACATCCCCAGAGGTAGTAGGTGTTTCCATAATGATTTTGTTATCTTGAATATTGACTGTCGTTGCAACGATTGTTTCACCGCCATCATCAGGAGAAGAGCCATTATTGTTATCTCCGTCGCCATCATCAGGAGAAGAGCCATTATTGTTATCTCCGTCGCCATCATCAGGAGAAGAGCCATTGTTGTTATCTCCGTCGCCGTCACCAGGAGAAGAGCCATTGTTGTTATCTCCGTCGCCGTCACCAGGAGAAGAGCCATTGTTGTTATTTCCGTCGCCGTTACCAGGAGAAGAGCCATTGTTGTTATCTCCGTCGCCATCATCAGGAGAAGAGTCATTGTTGTTATCTCCGTCGCCGTCACCAGGAGAAGAGCCGTTATTGGTATCTCTATCGTCCTCACTCTCACTTGGGGGAGTTGAACCATATTGAATATTAAAAGTTTTTACTGCGTCATCCCACGTGTAAATTGTATTGTTAATACTTACCGTCGAAACTGTTATAGTGTTTGAGACAACTAAAGAATTAGTTCCATCACCATTTATATATAATACTTCTATTTTTGCTGTACCTGTTATTACTGCGTCTGAAGATACATAAACATTTTTATAATCTCCATTTATCGTTAAGTTCTTTGCATGCTGCACATACAGTGACGAAATAGTCGATGCTGTTTTAGAAATAGTAACGTCAGATTTTTCTACATGCAAAGTGTCAATGATTGAACCGTTAAAAGTAATATTCGTTTTATTTGTTTTATTTAAAACAGGACTTAATGAAGCTATATTTTTTGAATGATCCTTAACAAGGAAGTTGGTAGCTTGTACATTATTAACAGTTAAAATATTATTTTCAGTAAAGTGTGTAACTACATCTGCTTCGATATTACTGACTTTTGTTATGGATGCAGGTAAAGTTAAAGCATTAATCGAAGCATTTTGACCATCAAAGCTAGTAGCATTATTTTGAATTATTAGAGTATCAATTGCCATGATTTCATTTTTAGTTACCGAAAGAGTGATATTTGCATTTAGTAAGGCATCTTTATTTGTTTTATTAGTTAAAAATGCAAACCTATTTGAAACAGAATATACTTTTCCAGCGACTGTTATTTTATTTGTTGAAATTTTTTCTATTGTACCTGTAACAGTTTGTGTTGTAGTGTTCTTAGTATTTTCTGCACGTACTACAAAAGAAGCAATCTGTCCGCGTGTAACAGGGCTCACCATATCAAAAGTTATATTCGTCTTACCGGTCGTAATATGTGCATCATATAGTGCCAGTATGTAATGATAGAATTCATGCTTAACTGGTATATCGGTGAAAGGGAGCTTACTCTCTTTATTTGGCGATAATTCGAATGCAAGTGCAATCATTTTTGCCATTTGTCCACGTGTAATTGTTTGCTGCGGTTTAAAAGTGCCATCTTCAAAACCATTAATGATTTTCGAATTGGCTAAAGTAGCAATATATTTATAAAACTCATCCGTTTCATTGACGTCGGAAAATTTAGGGTTTTTAATTTTGCTCGTATCTAGATTTAGAGTAGAGGCAATGATTTTGGCAGCTTGACCTCGTGTTACTGGAGTGTCAGCTTTATAAGTACCATCGGGATAACCATTAATGATACCTCTTTCTAGTAAATTTATAATATCTTCATAATGGGGATTATTTTTGTTTAAGTCCTCAAAGTTTTGAGCTGAAGTAGGGGATGCTATTGCACTAATACTACTTGCTATTAAAGCGACAGATACCGAACTTTTTAAAAAGCGATTTGTTTTTTTTTGCATAAAAATCCTCCTCGTATATTCAAACAATATATCGGTATAAAAAGTTAATATGTTACATTGGTACCTTTTTTGTTTTGAAAAAAGTAAGGACTTATTGACGAAAAGTTTATTTAAGGTATGGAGATTAAGAAAATATTACCGATACTATTAATAATTGAGTAATTACAGAGTCGAGGAGGTTTTGAGTTATGCGTATTAGTTCACAACAGATTGAAAGCCCTATGAAAGCTCAAGTATCACCACCTATACAAGAAACGATAGGTAATAAAACGACTGAAGCAATAAAAGTGCAAAACAAGGAAACAACGCAGCAAGTAGCAGTAGTAAGGGCTGAAAATGTTGAGAATTCACCCAAAAAAGAAAAAGTGCAAGAAGCTGTTTCAACGTTAAATGAATTTTTACACATTAATAACTATTCTTCTAAGTTTGTATTGCACGAGGGTTTAGATAAATATTATGTAAAGCTAATAGACCCAGAAACTGAAGAGGTTATTAAAGAAATACCGGCCGAAGCTTTACTTAATTCATTTTATGAAATGCAAAAATTAGCGGGTGTTATTGTAGACGAAAAAGTTTAATACATTTAGTTTGGGAGGAATTTATTATGGTAATGCGTATTGGCGGTTTAGCCTCTGGTATGGATATTGATAGTATGGTAGAAAAATTGATGCAGGCGGAAAAAGCTCCGTTAAACAAACTGTATCAACAAAAACAAAAATATGAATGGCAACGTGATGCATATCGCGATGTAAATAAGAAATTAAAAGCATTTGATGATTTTTTATTCAAAAACATGACATTACAAAAGGATTTATATAAAAAATCAGTATCAAGTTCAAATCCAGCGATTAGTGCAATTCCAACATCAGCAATTAACGGACAAACATTAACAATTGATAGCGTGTCGCAAATCGCTAAAAGTGGTAACGCAGTTGGAACAATTACACCTGATACAGCGGGAACAAAAACATTAGGTGAACTTGGTATTGTTGCAGCAGGCAGTGATGAAGAGATTAAATTGAAAGTTTTGCAAAACGATGGTACAACGAAGGACGTTTCTTTAACTTTTAGTAGTACAGATACGATTAATAATGTAGTCTCAAAGCTGAAAAAAGATACTGGTTTAAATGCATTTTATGATGAAAAATCGGGACAAATTGCTATCTCTACTACTGCAACAGGTAAGGGTGATTTGTATAAGATTGAAAAAATGGACCTTGATACAAACCAGCCATATACTGAGACTGTAAATGCAAGTGTATTTGTAGAAAGTGGCGGCGACTTCTTCGGCAAATTAGGTTTTAATGATACACAAGCATTAGTATCAAATGGCCAAAATGCAAAATTAACGATTAATGGCGCAGAAATTGAGCGCCAATCAAATACATTTGAAATTGATGGCTTTAATGTAACACTTAACAATACGTATACTGAGACTCAGCCAATCACGTTAACGACAAAAACGGATTCTGACAATATGATGGACAAAATCAAAGAATTTGTAGAAACATACAATAGTTTAGTTGAATCATTCACTGATATGACGAAGGAAAAGCGTCATCGTGACTTCCCTCCTTTAACAGATGAGCAAAAGAAGGATATGAAAGAAGATGAAATTAAATCTTGGGAAGAAAAGGCGAAAAGTGGTATACTTCGCAGCGATTCATTAGTAACAAGTGCATTATCAAAAATGCGCACAACTATGTATGAAAAAGGCAGTAGTAGTAACCCATTGATCGACACATTATATGAGATGGGAATTACTACATCGAATAAAATTTCTGATAACGGTAAATTAGTTATTGATGAAGACAAGCTTCGTGCGAAAATCGAGGAAGATCCTGATGCTGTATTTAGTACATTTAGTAACGCAACTGACGGTACAGGGATTGTACAAAAATTACGAAAAAATATTAGTGCAACAACAATAGATATTGAAAAAAGAGCAGGTAGAGCAGATTCAACGAACCAAAGTTTTAATATTGGTCGAAATTTAGAAAGTGTTGAAGATCGTATCAATGCTTGGAAAACAAAGTTATCAAACATTGAACAGCGTTATTGGAAGCAATTTGGGGCGATGGAAGCGGCGATTAATAAAGCGAACCAACAATCGAGCATCTTTGCTCCACAGCAATAATAAATGAGGTTAAAATAATGGAACAAGTAAAAGTACTACTCCAAATATCAGCAAAACTTTATCAACATTTGGCGGTTATTCCAAAGGGTGATGATCGTGAAGAATATATCGAACAAATTAACGAGCAACTCGATGAACGTGGTATAATTATTGAGGAACTTCGCAAACAAGGATTTATTGCAAATCCTGAAGAAAAAGCGCATGCAACGTTAATCGAACTTGATAAAGGGATTCGTGAACGC is part of the Solibacillus sp. FSL K6-1523 genome and harbors:
- a CDS encoding flagellar protein FlaG; the protein is MRISSQQIESPMKAQVSPPIQETIGNKTTEAIKVQNKETTQQVAVVRAENVENSPKKEKVQEAVSTLNEFLHINNYSSKFVLHEGLDKYYVKLIDPETEEVIKEIPAEALLNSFYEMQKLAGVIVDEKV
- a CDS encoding flagellar hook-associated protein 2, with amino-acid sequence MVMRIGGLASGMDIDSMVEKLMQAEKAPLNKLYQQKQKYEWQRDAYRDVNKKLKAFDDFLFKNMTLQKDLYKKSVSSSNPAISAIPTSAINGQTLTIDSVSQIAKSGNAVGTITPDTAGTKTLGELGIVAAGSDEEIKLKVLQNDGTTKDVSLTFSSTDTINNVVSKLKKDTGLNAFYDEKSGQIAISTTATGKGDLYKIEKMDLDTNQPYTETVNASVFVESGGDFFGKLGFNDTQALVSNGQNAKLTINGAEIERQSNTFEIDGFNVTLNNTYTETQPITLTTKTDSDNMMDKIKEFVETYNSLVESFTDMTKEKRHRDFPPLTDEQKKDMKEDEIKSWEEKAKSGILRSDSLVTSALSKMRTTMYEKGSSSNPLIDTLYEMGITTSNKISDNGKLVIDEDKLRAKIEEDPDAVFSTFSNATDGTGIVQKLRKNISATTIDIEKRAGRADSTNQSFNIGRNLESVEDRINAWKTKLSNIEQRYWKQFGAMEAAINKANQQSSIFAPQQ
- a CDS encoding flagellar protein FliT; its protein translation is MEQVKVLLQISAKLYQHLAVIPKGDDREEYIEQINEQLDERGIIIEELRKQGFIANPEEKAHATLIELDKGIRERLNFVMKEVKHDLKDLQNSKKNEQQYMNPYASIQVMDGRYYDKKN